A DNA window from Candidatus Liberimonas magnetica contains the following coding sequences:
- the hisC gene encoding histidinol-phosphate transaminase yields the protein MKIDIKRYVRPCCRAFQPYVAGKPIEEIKRELGLKSVIKMASNENPLGPSKKAIGLIKKLANKVFYYPDSNSWALKQAISNKFAVNTQNIILGSGSDELIELIAKTFLSPGDDVIASEHAFIRYKMAGDLMNCRVINVPMRQYTHDLSKMAQAITSKTKIVFVANPNNPTGTCNNENEIKEFLKSVSEKPSAPLVVFDEAYYEYAKIQRDYPDTLKLLTSYPNIIILRTFSKIYGLAGLRVGYGFASKEIVDYLDRVRPPFNVNMIAQEAAAVSLTDKEQVNKSIKLVQEGKKYLYKELAKLNIDFIPSCTNFILMDVSPNLGQNVFQKLLKKGIIVRAMNEYEYPNHIRVTIDLPRNNRLFTKALKNVISEISDNKLL from the coding sequence ATGAAGATAGACATTAAAAGATATGTGAGGCCTTGCTGCAGGGCTTTTCAGCCCTATGTGGCTGGGAAGCCCATAGAAGAAATCAAAAGAGAACTTGGTTTAAAAAGTGTTATAAAAATGGCTTCTAACGAGAACCCACTCGGGCCGTCAAAGAAAGCCATAGGCCTTATAAAAAAGCTTGCGAACAAGGTTTTTTATTATCCAGATTCAAATTCATGGGCGCTAAAACAGGCTATCTCAAATAAATTCGCCGTAAACACCCAGAACATTATCCTGGGTTCCGGGTCCGACGAGCTAATCGAACTTATCGCAAAGACGTTCCTAAGCCCGGGAGATGATGTCATAGCTTCAGAACATGCTTTTATCAGGTACAAGATGGCAGGTGACCTAATGAATTGCCGGGTGATAAATGTTCCCATGAGACAATATACGCATGACCTTTCAAAAATGGCACAAGCTATCACCTCGAAGACGAAGATTGTGTTCGTGGCTAATCCGAATAATCCTACAGGTACGTGTAATAATGAAAATGAGATCAAAGAATTCCTTAAATCTGTGTCGGAAAAGCCTTCGGCCCCCCTTGTGGTTTTTGACGAAGCCTACTATGAATACGCAAAAATTCAAAGGGATTATCCTGACACATTAAAATTGCTGACATCATATCCAAATATCATAATATTAAGGACGTTCTCAAAAATATACGGGCTTGCTGGCTTGCGGGTAGGGTATGGTTTTGCCTCAAAGGAAATCGTTGATTATCTGGATAGGGTAAGGCCGCCGTTTAACGTGAATATGATTGCTCAGGAAGCGGCTGCCGTCAGTTTAACCGATAAAGAGCAGGTAAATAAAAGCATAAAGCTTGTCCAAGAGGGAAAAAAGTATTTGTACAAGGAACTGGCAAAATTAAATATTGATTTTATCCCGTCCTGCACTAACTTCATTCTTATGGATGTCTCGCCAAATCTTGGGCAGAATGTATTCCAAAAGTTGCTTAAGAAAGGTATTATAGTCAGGGCAATGAATGAATACGAATATCCTAATCATATAAGAGTTACTATAGATTTGCCAAGAAATAACAGGCTTTTTACAAAAGCTTTGAAAAATGTTATATCAGAGATTAGTGATAATAAACTTTTATAG
- a CDS encoding ImmA/IrrE family metallo-endopeptidase, producing MQVVIKSKLMRWAIERSGLSPDKLLKRFPKISAWESGKSQPTLKQIESFAKATYTPFGYFFLSEPPIERMPIPDFRSASIGQNKSPSPNLLDIIYICQQRQDWYRDFARSSKEESLTFAGSASINDGIEKTAAKIRHTLGFDLEERRKMHTWTEALRNFIEHADNAGVLVMCSSVVLNNNHRHLDPYEFGGFAIADDIAPLVFINGSDMKARQMFTLAHELAHVWLGQTAVSDAQITHIPENDVENWCNKVAAELLVPMAVFEKEYKKDNELVIEMNRLARQFKVSTLVILRRIYDSGGVSKQRFWSEYNKELERLQDIPRSKGGDFYLSQAARVSKRFACALVASTLEGQTLYRDAFRLLGFSKQATFHDFGVKLGVI from the coding sequence ATGCAGGTTGTAATTAAATCAAAATTGATGCGTTGGGCCATAGAACGTTCTGGATTGTCTCCGGATAAACTTTTAAAACGTTTCCCAAAAATTTCTGCATGGGAAAGCGGTAAGAGCCAGCCTACTCTTAAACAAATTGAAAGTTTTGCAAAAGCTACTTATACCCCATTTGGCTATTTTTTTCTTAGCGAACCGCCTATTGAGCGAATGCCAATTCCTGACTTCCGTTCAGCGAGTATTGGGCAAAATAAAAGCCCCAGCCCTAACCTGCTTGATATTATATATATCTGTCAGCAAAGGCAGGATTGGTACCGGGATTTTGCACGGTCCTCAAAAGAAGAATCTCTTACATTTGCAGGAAGTGCTAGTATAAATGATGGTATAGAAAAAACCGCTGCGAAAATACGCCATACGCTGGGTTTTGATTTGGAAGAACGCCGCAAAATGCATACATGGACCGAAGCCTTGCGTAATTTTATTGAACATGCTGACAATGCCGGAGTTCTTGTAATGTGCAGCAGTGTAGTACTTAACAATAATCACAGGCATCTTGATCCCTATGAATTCGGCGGTTTTGCAATAGCAGATGACATTGCCCCGCTTGTGTTTATTAATGGCAGTGATATGAAAGCCAGGCAAATGTTTACCCTTGCGCACGAACTGGCGCATGTATGGCTGGGACAGACAGCTGTTTCTGACGCACAAATAACGCATATACCGGAAAATGATGTTGAAAACTGGTGTAACAAAGTCGCAGCGGAACTTTTAGTGCCGATGGCAGTTTTTGAAAAAGAGTATAAAAAAGATAATGAGCTGGTAATCGAAATGAACCGTTTAGCAAGGCAGTTTAAAGTCAGCACTCTTGTCATATTGCGCAGGATTTATGATTCAGGCGGTGTTTCAAAACAGCGGTTTTGGAGTGAATATAATAAAGAACTCGAGCGGCTGCAGGATATTCCGAGAAGTAAAGGCGGAGATTTTTATCTTTCTCAGGCTGCCCGTGTAAGCAAACGTTTTGCCTGTGCGCTTGTTGCAAGCACTCTTGAAGGGCAAACGTTATACCGCGATGCTTTTCGTTTGCTTGGCTTTTCAAAACAGGCTACTTTTCATGATTTTGGCGTTAAGCTGGGGGTAATATAA
- a CDS encoding prephenate dehydrogenase, translated as MKKIAIIGVGLIGGSLGMALKSREKPAYKITGIGRRLDRLRLAKKLGAVDNYTLDWQEGLKRADIVIVSTPVDLIAQTVKKIIPYLKESAIISDVGSVKGPVIKEVNKVLSEARKKYKRSIPFVGAHPMAGSEKTGVQFADKKIYNGATVVLVKDASTKKIAVNKIGKIWKAAGANVIITDPFMHDRIVSLISHLPHVIAFSLCLMAKKLNKKDRKTSKFLAGSFKDLTRIANSNPRDWACICKQNKKELNISIADLVKLLLKIKSSLNSCKRTEKTFLEAKLARQKLLNI; from the coding sequence ATGAAGAAAATAGCCATTATAGGTGTAGGTTTGATAGGCGGTTCTTTGGGAATGGCTTTAAAAAGCCGCGAAAAACCGGCTTATAAGATAACCGGCATCGGAAGAAGGCTCGACAGGTTAAGGCTTGCAAAAAAGCTGGGAGCTGTTGACAATTATACTCTTGACTGGCAGGAAGGCTTGAAACGTGCGGATATAGTGATAGTCTCAACTCCAGTCGATCTGATAGCGCAAACGGTTAAAAAGATAATCCCCTACCTTAAAGAAAGCGCAATCATCTCTGATGTGGGAAGCGTTAAAGGGCCGGTTATTAAAGAGGTCAACAAGGTCTTATCTGAAGCCAGAAAAAAATATAAACGTTCTATCCCGTTTGTCGGGGCCCACCCGATGGCAGGTTCAGAAAAAACCGGGGTACAGTTTGCTGATAAAAAAATTTATAACGGGGCAACGGTCGTCCTGGTTAAAGATGCTTCAACTAAGAAAATCGCGGTCAACAAGATTGGTAAAATATGGAAAGCTGCAGGAGCGAATGTCATTATAACCGACCCTTTTATGCACGATAGGATAGTGTCTTTAATAAGCCATCTGCCTCATGTGATAGCGTTCTCTCTTTGTCTGATGGCAAAGAAATTGAATAAAAAAGACAGGAAAACCTCAAAATTTTTAGCAGGGTCTTTTAAAGACCTGACAAGGATAGCAAATTCAAACCCTAGGGATTGGGCATGTATTTGCAAACAAAACAAGAAAGAACTTAACATCTCAATAGCTGATCTAGTTAAATTACTTTTAAAAATAAAAAGCAGCTTAAACTCATGCAAAAGAACTGAAAAGACATTCTTAGAGGCTAAATTAGCCCGCCAAAAACTTTTAAATATATAA
- a CDS encoding 4-hydroxy-3-methylbut-2-enyl diphosphate reductase, with translation MKKLKTEKPGRKIKTAKTAGVCFGVKRAIELAQKTARNRKKVYTLGPLIHNPQEVNRLSKNGIKPIKSPWKLKNETLILRTHGIPLTFKKKLELKRLNLVDAACPFVKHAQDMVRKLTQEGYQVIIVGDKIHPEVVALVSYGLGKCKVVEKKEDINKIKLAKKIGVVSQTTQSKKNFDSIISVLRNKRPDAKIFNTICRATIDRQSEAKNIAKGADLMIVVGGKNSANTRRLYEICRDYTKAYYIEVAKEINPEWFKGVEKVGLTAGASTPDWVIKDVESTIKYIKEN, from the coding sequence ATGAAAAAATTAAAAACCGAGAAACCGGGCAGAAAGATAAAGACGGCTAAAACAGCAGGGGTGTGTTTTGGGGTTAAAAGGGCCATAGAACTGGCCCAAAAAACAGCCAGAAACAGAAAAAAAGTATATACGCTCGGGCCCTTGATCCATAACCCTCAGGAGGTTAACCGCCTTTCAAAAAATGGCATTAAACCCATAAAAAGCCCCTGGAAGCTTAAAAACGAGACCCTGATATTGAGGACTCATGGGATACCGCTGACTTTTAAGAAAAAACTCGAATTAAAAAGATTAAACCTTGTAGATGCGGCATGCCCTTTTGTAAAACACGCACAGGACATGGTCAGAAAGCTGACACAGGAAGGTTATCAAGTCATAATAGTCGGAGATAAGATACACCCAGAAGTAGTGGCGCTTGTTTCTTACGGGCTGGGCAAATGCAAGGTTGTTGAAAAAAAAGAGGACATAAATAAAATTAAACTGGCAAAAAAAATAGGGGTGGTGAGCCAGACAACACAGAGTAAAAAGAATTTCGATAGCATCATTTCTGTGTTAAGGAACAAAAGGCCGGACGCAAAGATATTCAATACTATCTGCCGGGCCACTATTGACAGGCAGTCCGAAGCAAAGAATATAGCAAAAGGCGCGGATCTAATGATAGTAGTCGGGGGAAAGAATTCGGCAAACACAAGGCGTTTATATGAAATATGCCGGGATTATACGAAAGCATACTATATTGAGGTTGCAAAAGAAATAAACCCTGAGTGGTTTAAAGGTGTAGAAAAAGTCGGGCTGACAGCGGGAGCGTCAACCCCTGACTGGGTCATAAAAGATGTCGAGAGCACGATAAAATACATAAAGGAGAACTAA
- the aroA gene encoding 3-phosphoshikimate 1-carboxyvinyltransferase, protein MDWIVKKYKPRQNGIKEISVPADKSITHRAVMLSAFVEGSYTVKNYLPADDCMSTINAFRSMGVDIKEIIMDNKRSLSITGSGKLKPPQKAIDAGNSGTTTRLLCGILAGQDFETEITGDASLSKRPMKRVIEPLRLMGAKISAREDNYLPLKIAGTPDLKPITYRSSIASAQVKSCVLFAGMQAKGKTTFIEPVKSRDHTERMLKFVGVEVKETATSSSVIGPVRIPPGFTIDVPGDISAAAFFLAAGALLPKTKIKLSNVGINPTRDGIIDILRNMNAELKIINNNKGSWDSFDPVADIEVGTSQLTACDINGEMIPRLIDEIPVVALAATQAKGATIISGAEELRFKESDRLKAVAAELNKMGAAIEETKDGLIITGPVKLKGCEVDSHDDHRIAMMLAVAGLLAEGETTIKNTDCVSISFPDFKLKLNGIGAEIE, encoded by the coding sequence ATGGATTGGATCGTTAAGAAATACAAGCCCCGCCAAAATGGGATCAAAGAAATATCCGTTCCAGCTGATAAATCAATTACTCACAGAGCAGTGATGCTTTCTGCGTTTGTAGAAGGCAGCTATACTGTAAAGAATTATCTGCCCGCGGATGACTGCATGAGTACTATAAATGCTTTTAGGTCTATGGGAGTGGACATCAAAGAAATAATTATGGATAATAAAAGATCTTTAAGTATTACAGGTTCCGGGAAATTAAAACCACCTCAAAAAGCTATTGATGCCGGGAATTCGGGCACAACCACAAGGCTTCTTTGCGGTATTTTAGCGGGGCAGGATTTTGAAACTGAAATAACCGGGGACGCCAGCCTTTCAAAAAGGCCGATGAAAAGGGTGATTGAACCCTTAAGACTGATGGGTGCCAAAATAAGCGCAAGAGAAGATAATTACCTGCCGTTAAAGATTGCCGGGACACCGGATTTAAAACCTATAACTTACAGGAGCAGTATTGCAAGCGCACAGGTCAAATCCTGCGTGCTTTTTGCCGGTATGCAGGCAAAAGGAAAAACAACTTTTATTGAACCTGTTAAATCAAGAGACCATACTGAAAGAATGCTAAAGTTTGTGGGTGTAGAGGTGAAAGAAACAGCGACTTCATCGTCCGTTATAGGCCCGGTTAGAATTCCGCCGGGATTTACAATAGATGTTCCAGGTGATATTTCTGCAGCCGCGTTTTTTCTTGCAGCGGGCGCACTTTTGCCAAAAACAAAAATAAAACTTTCAAATGTAGGCATCAATCCTACAAGAGACGGAATAATTGATATATTGAGAAATATGAACGCCGAACTTAAAATTATCAATAACAACAAAGGTTCATGGGATTCATTTGACCCTGTCGCGGATATCGAGGTTGGGACGTCACAGCTTACAGCCTGCGATATCAACGGCGAAATGATACCGCGTTTAATTGATGAAATACCTGTTGTAGCTTTGGCTGCGACCCAGGCAAAAGGCGCGACTATAATCTCAGGGGCCGAAGAATTAAGGTTTAAAGAAAGCGACAGGTTAAAAGCCGTTGCGGCAGAATTAAATAAAATGGGAGCTGCGATAGAAGAAACAAAGGATGGGCTTATAATAACAGGGCCTGTAAAGCTTAAAGGGTGCGAAGTTGACAGCCACGATGACCACAGGATAGCTATGATGCTTGCCGTAGCCGGGCTTTTAGCAGAAGGTGAGACAACCATAAAAAATACGGATTGCGTAAGCATTTCTTTTCCTGATTTTAAGTTAAAGCTTAACGGTATCGGAGCAGAGATAGAATGA
- the aroF gene encoding 3-deoxy-7-phosphoheptulonate synthase, with translation MIITLKPGTSKNEREKVTRKIKQLGYKPHVSIGADITIIGMIGERAERYSEVFEAMDAVDHISEIEKPYKLASREFKQENTVIDIGGVKIGGNEIVVMAGPCAVENKKVILEIAKAIKRSGAKILRGGAFKPRSSPYAFQGLGEEGLKYLRFAADKEGLLVITEAMSSEQVKLVGKYADIIQIGARNVQNYDLLKEVGKQKKPVMLKRGMSTTIKEWLLSAEYIMSNGNYKVMLCERGIRTFEDATRNTLDLNAVPVIKKLSHLPVIVDPSHGVGIREHVGTMAKASIAAGADGLIIEVHPKPEDALSDGAQSLLLDQFDRLMQELRPLASALGRRI, from the coding sequence ATGATTATTACGCTTAAGCCGGGAACGTCTAAAAATGAAAGAGAAAAAGTTACAAGGAAAATTAAACAGCTGGGATATAAACCACATGTATCCATAGGCGCTGATATAACTATCATCGGCATGATAGGAGAAAGGGCGGAACGCTACAGCGAAGTTTTTGAAGCTATGGATGCGGTTGATCATATAAGCGAAATAGAAAAACCGTACAAACTTGCAAGCAGGGAATTTAAACAAGAAAATACTGTAATAGATATCGGAGGCGTAAAGATAGGCGGGAATGAGATCGTGGTCATGGCAGGGCCCTGCGCGGTAGAAAATAAAAAGGTAATTTTAGAGATAGCAAAAGCGATAAAGAGATCAGGCGCGAAGATATTAAGAGGCGGTGCTTTTAAGCCGAGGAGTTCTCCGTATGCTTTTCAGGGCCTTGGCGAAGAGGGTCTTAAGTATTTAAGGTTTGCAGCGGACAAGGAAGGGCTTTTAGTGATCACCGAAGCTATGTCTTCAGAGCAAGTAAAGCTTGTGGGTAAATATGCCGATATAATACAGATCGGAGCAAGGAATGTCCAGAATTATGACTTGCTCAAAGAAGTTGGAAAACAAAAAAAGCCTGTAATGCTCAAAAGAGGGATGTCCACCACTATAAAAGAGTGGCTCCTTTCAGCCGAATATATCATGTCAAACGGGAATTATAAAGTTATGCTGTGCGAAAGAGGTATCCGGACCTTTGAAGATGCAACAAGAAATACCTTGGACTTAAATGCAGTCCCCGTGATAAAAAAACTGTCACATTTGCCTGTTATAGTAGACCCGTCTCATGGAGTCGGGATAAGGGAACATGTCGGCACCATGGCTAAAGCATCGATTGCTGCAGGCGCTGATGGGCTTATTATTGAGGTGCACCCCAAGCCCGAAGATGCCCTTTCCGACGGCGCTCAGAGTTTGCTCCTTGACCAATTTGACAGGTTAATGCAGGAGTTAAGACCGTTGGCCAGCGCGCTTGGCAGAAGGATATGA
- a CDS encoding DUF4411 family protein has protein sequence MSYLLDANVFIQAKNLHYEVFSVEKVGDELEAGNDELAEWASKRGPDFFLKPDGAMLPALRTVGEWSAGQRYDPAAVNLFLQDPDYYLVSHALSHQNVVVTQEKPSPSIKKIKIPDVCIGLKIKFMTPFEMLRHERARFILG, from the coding sequence ATGTCATATTTGCTTGACGCAAATGTTTTCATACAAGCAAAAAACCTGCATTATGAGGTTTTTAGCGTTGAAAAAGTAGGCGACGAGCTGGAGGCAGGAAATGATGAACTTGCTGAATGGGCATCAAAACGGGGACCCGATTTCTTTTTAAAACCTGATGGCGCCATGCTGCCTGCGTTAAGGACAGTTGGTGAATGGTCAGCCGGGCAAAGATATGACCCCGCGGCAGTGAATTTATTTCTTCAGGATCCAGATTATTATCTTGTTTCACACGCTTTATCGCATCAAAATGTTGTTGTTACCCAGGAAAAGCCTTCTCCTTCTATAAAAAAAATTAAAATCCCGGATGTCTGTATAGGGCTTAAGATAAAGTTTATGACGCCTTTTGAAATGTTAAGGCATGAACGGGCACGGTTTATTCTCGGATAA
- the pheA gene encoding prephenate dehydratase, which translates to MQINKFRDKIDILDKKILNLLNKRAGLAKAIGRLKTKQNKEFYVPHREKMVISQILHKNKGPLTDFALEVIYREILNACRSLESKIKVAYFGPEATFTHQAALKNFGASVDYVAVKSIPDVFLEVEKNRADYGVVPVENSTEGMVNHTLDMFIESDLIICAELSMRIEECILSKSGRLKDVRLVVSNPQPLAQCRNWLEINLPGVPVREMLSTTQAAIFASKHKEVAAIASSAAAKIYNLEIIEKGIEDSKENYTRFLVISKHPAKKSGTDKTSVMFSIKDRVGALHDMLMSFKKNKVNLSKIESRPTKKKAWEYIFFIDMVGHIEEKRIQKALNEIEKNCMFLKVLGSYPRAD; encoded by the coding sequence ATGCAAATAAATAAATTTAGGGATAAAATCGATATCCTGGATAAAAAAATCTTAAACCTTCTTAACAAGAGGGCCGGCTTGGCTAAAGCAATAGGCAGGCTAAAAACAAAACAAAATAAGGAATTTTACGTGCCTCACAGGGAAAAGATGGTCATTTCCCAGATCCTGCATAAGAATAAAGGCCCATTGACGGATTTTGCGCTTGAAGTTATATATAGAGAAATATTGAACGCCTGCCGGTCACTGGAATCAAAAATAAAGGTGGCTTATTTCGGGCCTGAAGCGACTTTTACACACCAGGCAGCGCTGAAAAACTTCGGTGCAAGTGTGGATTATGTTGCTGTTAAATCGATCCCTGATGTTTTTTTAGAAGTGGAAAAAAACCGCGCCGATTACGGAGTAGTACCTGTAGAAAATTCAACTGAAGGTATGGTCAATCATACCCTCGATATGTTCATAGAGTCAGATCTGATAATATGTGCTGAGTTGAGCATGAGGATCGAAGAATGTATCCTTTCAAAATCCGGGAGGCTAAAGGATGTCAGGTTGGTCGTATCGAATCCACAGCCTCTTGCCCAATGCAGGAACTGGCTTGAAATAAACCTGCCCGGCGTTCCGGTCAGGGAAATGCTGTCTACGACTCAAGCGGCGATATTCGCAAGCAAGCATAAGGAAGTTGCCGCTATCGCATCAAGCGCAGCCGCAAAGATATATAACCTGGAGATAATCGAAAAAGGCATAGAGGACAGCAAAGAAAATTATACCAGGTTCCTTGTCATAAGCAAGCACCCTGCAAAGAAATCCGGCACTGATAAGACCTCTGTGATGTTTTCAATAAAAGACAGGGTAGGCGCCCTGCACGATATGTTAATGTCTTTTAAAAAGAATAAGGTGAACCTCTCTAAAATAGAATCACGCCCCACAAAGAAAAAAGCCTGGGAGTATATTTTCTTTATCGACATGGTGGGCCATATAGAAGAGAAAAGGATACAAAAAGCCTTGAATGAAATTGAAAAGAACTGCATGTTCTTAAAGGTGCTCGGGTCTTACCCGAGAGCAGACTGA
- a CDS encoding 1-acyl-sn-glycerol-3-phosphate acyltransferase, translating to MNILTNMVKSSWLYYLGRGMFRLLFKIVWRWKIYGLENLPKEGKIIVAPNHVSYFDPPMTGSAMERPLYFMAKEELFKMPILGFVIRRTHAFPVKRGKSDIGAFRMAQKLLNEDKAVLVFPEGTRSKDGNFGRARPGLGMLSCLTQSPVIPVRIINSNNMRKLLPLKIIFGKPVYPLKEYTKESYQELSETVLEEIKKLN from the coding sequence TTGAATATATTAACAAACATGGTTAAATCTTCGTGGCTTTATTATCTTGGCAGAGGGATGTTCAGGCTTTTGTTTAAAATAGTGTGGCGATGGAAAATTTACGGGTTAGAAAACCTCCCGAAAGAAGGGAAAATAATAGTTGCCCCTAATCATGTCAGTTACTTTGATCCGCCTATGACCGGGTCTGCTATGGAAAGGCCCCTATATTTCATGGCAAAAGAAGAACTGTTTAAAATGCCTATTTTGGGTTTTGTAATAAGAAGGACCCATGCTTTTCCTGTTAAGAGGGGTAAAAGTGATATAGGCGCGTTCAGAATGGCGCAGAAGCTTTTAAATGAAGATAAGGCGGTACTTGTATTTCCGGAAGGGACGCGCTCAAAAGACGGTAATTTCGGCAGGGCAAGGCCCGGTCTTGGGATGCTTTCATGCCTGACCCAGTCTCCGGTAATCCCTGTCAGGATAATTAATTCGAACAATATGAGGAAATTATTACCGTTAAAAATAATTTTTGGTAAACCCGTCTATCCTCTGAAAGAATATACAAAGGAATCATATCAAGAACTCTCAGAAACGGTTCTGGAAGAAATAAAGAAGTTGAATTAA
- the pgeF gene encoding peptidoglycan editing factor PgeF produces MWKQNKGLWQDDRFPVYHFTSTSNFKDLKNNEIRDIFLSKNKIYSKDLVRAQQVHGKKIRIVTDKDKGKELPKTDGLITDNPGVYLAIFTADCMPVFFADKKKEVVGLVHAGWRGLKAGIIPEAVKIFKKKFKIKAKDISVFIGPHIQKCCFKIGDEIKKEFSLKKTQDSLSLSDVAEKQLKKTGIKITSINEKCTCHEKTLFFSYRRDKTPQRLMSLIGIKKKIA; encoded by the coding sequence ATGTGGAAACAAAATAAAGGTTTATGGCAAGATGATAGATTTCCCGTCTATCATTTTACATCTACCTCAAATTTCAAAGATTTAAAGAACAATGAAATAAGGGATATTTTTTTATCAAAAAATAAGATATATTCAAAAGACCTTGTAAGGGCGCAGCAGGTGCACGGTAAAAAGATAAGGATAGTTACAGATAAAGACAAAGGCAAAGAACTTCCCAAAACCGATGGCTTGATAACGGATAATCCCGGTGTTTATCTGGCTATATTTACAGCAGACTGCATGCCTGTTTTTTTTGCGGATAAAAAAAAGGAAGTAGTAGGACTGGTGCATGCTGGCTGGCGAGGATTAAAAGCAGGCATTATACCGGAAGCCGTAAAGATATTTAAAAAGAAATTTAAGATAAAAGCGAAAGATATATCTGTATTTATCGGCCCGCATATACAGAAGTGCTGCTTTAAGATAGGCGATGAGATAAAAAAGGAGTTCTCGCTCAAGAAAACTCAAGATTCTCTCAGCCTCTCTGATGTGGCGGAGAAGCAGTTAAAAAAGACTGGTATCAAAATAACCTCGATAAATGAAAAATGCACTTGTCATGAAAAAACCTTGTTTTTTTCTTATAGAAGGGATAAAACTCCGCAAAGGCTGATGTCTTTAATTGGCATAAAAAAGAAAATCGCTTAA
- the cmk gene encoding (d)CMP kinase — protein MKRYIVAIDGPAGAGKSTVSKLVAQKLGYLYIDTGAMYRAIALKAIRMNLSFYENDKLIKMAEGTDITLKTSDKKGSLLDIFMDDGDVTEEIRTQEVSQGASKVSSIPEIRKILQQKQRRIGKDGGIVMEGRDIGTVVFPNAEFKFYMDATVEERAMRRYRELRAKGQEVSLGVIEKEIAERDDRDKNRKADPLVKSPDAIYIDSTGMSIEESADIVVEYINKHG, from the coding sequence ATGAAAAGATATATTGTCGCAATTGACGGGCCCGCTGGGGCGGGGAAGTCCACTGTTTCAAAGCTTGTCGCACAAAAGCTGGGGTATCTTTACATAGATACCGGAGCTATGTACAGGGCCATAGCCTTAAAAGCGATCAGGATGAATTTAAGTTTTTATGAAAATGATAAATTAATCAAAATGGCAGAAGGAACGGATATAACTTTAAAAACTTCAGATAAAAAAGGCTCACTACTTGATATTTTTATGGATGACGGAGATGTAACAGAAGAGATAAGGACACAAGAGGTTTCTCAAGGGGCTAGCAAGGTCTCATCAATTCCTGAGATAAGAAAGATATTACAGCAAAAACAGAGGCGGATAGGAAAAGACGGCGGCATTGTCATGGAGGGCCGGGATATAGGAACGGTTGTTTTTCCAAATGCGGAATTCAAGTTTTATATGGATGCTACAGTCGAAGAAAGAGCAATGAGGCGTTACCGTGAACTAAGAGCAAAAGGGCAAGAAGTTTCTTTAGGTGTTATAGAAAAAGAAATAGCCGAAAGAGACGATAGGGATAAGAACAGAAAAGCCGACCCGCTCGTAAAAAGCCCGGATGCTATTTATATAGATTCCACAGGGATGTCTATAGAGGAATCGGCAGATATCGTAGTTGAATATATTAACAAACATGGTTAA